In Lacrimispora indolis DSM 755, a genomic segment contains:
- a CDS encoding sugar transferase: MKHLDFIILDALCLQISFILAYLIRQESFMPYRTFLYRSMAILLFMIQIIVTFFLESFKNVLKRGYYRECIETIKHTCLVILSTAFCFFLTQTGEQYSRIILILTGLFYTFSTYFLRLFWKRHLKKSGLTNKGKRSLLVITSKDIASTVLDNINNYNYEGFQVSGIVIEDANMTGDEIEGIPVVSDIKHVVDYVCHKWVDEVFINLPRDSFTLEKTVDNFMEMGITVHQNLVDITVLNEQKQRVERMGGYTVLTTSINMASSRQLFMKRAMDIAGGLIGCIIAGFLYLVLAPCIYFHSPGPILFSQVRVGKNGKKFKIYKFRSMYMNAEKRKKELLAQNRIKDGMMFNMDHDPRIIGGEKGIGNFMRNYSLDEWPQMWNVLKGDMSLVGTRPPTLDEWERYELHHRARLSIKPGLTGLWQVSGRSSITNFEEVVKLDKKYITEWNFKLDIKILLKTVGVVAYKEGAL, encoded by the coding sequence ATAAAGCATCTTGATTTCATAATTCTTGATGCATTATGCCTTCAAATATCATTTATTCTGGCATATTTAATCCGACAAGAAAGTTTCATGCCGTACCGAACCTTTCTCTATCGTAGCATGGCAATTCTTCTTTTTATGATCCAGATAATCGTTACATTTTTCCTTGAAAGCTTTAAGAACGTCTTAAAAAGAGGATATTACAGGGAATGCATTGAAACAATAAAACACACCTGTCTTGTGATTCTATCTACTGCTTTTTGTTTTTTTCTAACACAAACAGGAGAACAATATTCTCGTATCATCTTGATTCTCACCGGATTGTTCTATACATTCTCCACCTATTTTCTCAGATTATTCTGGAAAAGGCACTTAAAAAAATCCGGATTAACCAATAAAGGGAAACGTTCCCTGCTGGTCATCACAAGCAAAGATATAGCTTCAACTGTATTGGATAATATAAACAACTATAATTACGAGGGTTTTCAGGTAAGCGGAATCGTTATTGAAGATGCCAATATGACAGGAGATGAAATAGAAGGAATACCGGTAGTCTCTGATATCAAACATGTGGTGGATTACGTATGCCATAAATGGGTGGATGAAGTTTTTATAAACCTGCCAAGAGATTCCTTTACACTCGAAAAGACCGTGGACAACTTTATGGAAATGGGTATTACAGTCCACCAGAATCTCGTTGATATCACTGTTTTAAACGAACAAAAACAAAGAGTAGAGCGCATGGGAGGTTATACAGTTTTAACCACCAGCATTAACATGGCAAGTTCAAGACAGCTTTTCATGAAAAGGGCAATGGATATTGCAGGCGGTTTAATTGGCTGCATCATAGCCGGATTTCTATATCTGGTTCTTGCACCCTGTATTTATTTTCATTCTCCAGGTCCCATTCTCTTTTCTCAAGTCCGTGTCGGTAAGAATGGAAAAAAATTTAAAATATATAAATTCCGCAGTATGTACATGAATGCGGAGAAGCGAAAAAAAGAACTACTGGCACAAAACCGAATAAAAGATGGTATGATGTTTAATATGGATCACGATCCACGTATCATAGGAGGCGAAAAGGGAATCGGAAACTTTATGCGTAATTATTCCCTGGATGAATGGCCTCAGATGTGGAACGTATTAAAAGGTGATATGAGCCTTGTTGGAACCCGACCTCCCACATTAGATGAGTGGGAAAGATACGAACTACATCACCGGGCAAGGTTGTCAATCAAGCCAGGACTGACTGGTTTATGGCAGGTCAGCGGAAGAAGCAGCATAACGAATTTTGAAGAAGTAGTTAAACTGGATAAAAAATACATAACCGAATGGAATTTTAAACTGGATATTAAAATTTTACTGAAAACAGTGGGGGTAGTTGCATATAAGGAAGGTGCTTTATAA
- a CDS encoding helix-turn-helix domain-containing protein, giving the protein MTKYNRIEVGQRIRNRRILIGWTQEELAEKIGRAYKYCQDIERGTCGMSVETMLSIASSLNISLDYLIYGKMESETETSSLLIEQQTIINILGQCSDKKRRYALDLLKLFMKACDDR; this is encoded by the coding sequence TTGACAAAGTACAACAGGATTGAAGTAGGTCAACGAATCCGTAATCGACGTATTCTAATTGGTTGGACGCAAGAGGAGCTAGCCGAGAAAATTGGGCGTGCATATAAATATTGTCAGGATATTGAGCGTGGAACATGCGGAATGTCTGTTGAGACAATGTTAAGCATTGCATCAAGTTTGAATATTTCTTTAGATTATCTGATTTACGGAAAAATGGAGTCGGAAACAGAAACCAGTTCACTTCTGATTGAACAGCAAACCATCATTAACATCCTTGGGCAATGCAGTGATAAGAAACGACGTTATGCATTGGACCTGTTAAAACTATTTATGAAAGCCTGTGATGACAGATAA
- a CDS encoding ComF family protein, whose amino-acid sequence MYPSFFIDLLFPRRCPVCDGIVMPKGRLICRECMKKLSFVKDPVCKRCGKEVISSDMEYCFDCVRHKRTFEYGRALINYDERAGRSMAKIKYRNKREYLDFYGEAICARYWKVIRRMKANVLVPVPVHPSRKRERGFNQAELLARRIGEGLGMPVYPQMLVRNKRTMPQKGLDPAGRLKNLEEAFSAGEILKGVEGVILVDDIYTTGSTIEACTRALKKAGIKRVYFLTICIGRGQ is encoded by the coding sequence ATGTACCCTTCGTTTTTTATTGATTTGTTATTTCCCAGACGATGCCCTGTCTGTGACGGGATCGTTATGCCAAAGGGCAGGCTGATCTGCCGGGAATGCATGAAAAAGCTGTCATTTGTCAAGGATCCTGTCTGTAAAAGGTGCGGCAAGGAGGTTATAAGCTCTGACATGGAATATTGCTTTGACTGTGTCAGGCACAAGCGCACTTTTGAGTATGGCAGGGCGCTTATAAATTATGACGAAAGAGCCGGAAGATCCATGGCAAAAATTAAATATAGGAATAAGAGGGAGTATTTAGACTTTTATGGGGAAGCAATTTGTGCCAGGTACTGGAAAGTGATCAGGCGCATGAAGGCAAATGTCCTTGTTCCTGTTCCGGTCCATCCTTCCCGGAAAAGGGAGAGGGGATTTAACCAGGCAGAGCTTTTGGCACGCAGGATCGGAGAAGGCCTTGGGATGCCTGTTTACCCTCAAATGCTGGTCAGAAATAAAAGGACAATGCCCCAAAAAGGGCTTGACCCGGCGGGCAGGCTTAAAAATCTGGAGGAGGCATTTTCTGCCGGGGAAATTTTAAAAGGAGTGGAAGGGGTGATTTTAGTAGATGATATTTATACTACTGGAAGCACCATAGAGGCATGTACCCGGGCGCTTAAAAAAGCAGGAATAAAAAGGGTATATTTTCTCACGATTTGTATTGGACGGGGACAGTAG
- a CDS encoding N-acetylmuramoyl-L-alanine amidase family protein, translating to MKMKKLMVAALAAAITVGSALPASAAWIQSGSDWRYQNEDGSWQANKWYQEDGKWYHFDVNGNAQKGWFKDTDGKWYFFAYNGIMQTGLLKVDDKVYYMNADGSLFSGAMKIGGVEYNFTEYGTTNGKPSVGASQTFGGNGNQTNVVVGGGGYSRSGGGSGNSGPISNVVKENVQKAVVAAVEENKENEFVSTTIAGQNITVTVKAEQTESTLKEVLGDAESVLSGILTTEGVESVQFGNTTITVDDNIKDKIKAAAIKEGLTPDTLLGSVEKTYKITVALSDGQQSIDYTFSVKK from the coding sequence ATGAAGATGAAAAAGCTAATGGTAGCAGCATTAGCCGCAGCAATCACTGTTGGCAGTGCATTACCAGCGTCTGCAGCATGGATTCAGTCCGGCTCCGACTGGAGATATCAGAATGAGGATGGCAGCTGGCAGGCAAACAAGTGGTATCAGGAGGATGGCAAGTGGTATCATTTTGATGTCAATGGCAATGCACAGAAGGGCTGGTTTAAGGATACCGATGGCAAGTGGTATTTCTTTGCATATAATGGAATTATGCAGACAGGCCTGCTCAAAGTCGATGACAAGGTATATTACATGAATGCGGACGGTTCCCTGTTTTCTGGAGCTATGAAGATTGGTGGAGTTGAATATAACTTTACCGAATACGGGACAACAAACGGAAAGCCATCCGTAGGTGCTTCTCAGACTTTTGGAGGTAACGGGAACCAGACTAACGTCGTCGTTGGCGGTGGTGGTTATTCCCGATCAGGTGGTGGATCTGGAAATAGTGGACCAATCAGCAACGTTGTGAAAGAAAACGTGCAGAAAGCTGTAGTGGCTGCTGTAGAAGAAAATAAGGAGAATGAATTCGTTTCGACTACAATAGCAGGACAAAATATTACTGTTACAGTTAAGGCTGAGCAAACCGAGTCCACATTAAAAGAAGTATTAGGCGATGCTGAAAGTGTATTATCAGGAATTCTTACCACAGAAGGTGTGGAAAGTGTTCAATTTGGAAATACAACTATTACTGTTGATGACAACATCAAGGATAAAATTAAGGCAGCAGCTATAAAAGAAGGCCTTACCCCTGATACGTTATTAGGTAGTGTTGAAAAGACTTACAAAATAACAGTTGCATTAAGCGATGGACAACAGTCAATCGATTATACTTTTTCAGTTAAAAAGTAA
- the recD2 gene encoding SF1B family DNA helicase RecD2, translating to MATVCGFVEKIKYRNEDNGYTVLSLVNAGEEYTLVGSFHYINEGEMIEAVGVMTEHPVYGEQMTVESYEIKAPEDTAAMERYLGSGAIKGIGAALAARIVRRFKADTFRVMEEEPERLSEVKGVSEKMAMSISQQIEEKKEMRQAMMFLQEYGISMNLAVKIYHEYGPRLYSVLKENPYQLADDIPGVGFKMADEIARKAGIFTDSNFRIKSGVLYTLLQATSNGHTYLPEEELLSQASELLRIEPSFIEKHLMDMQLDKRLVIRESEGKRIVYASQYYYMELNVAKMLHDLNIRGQMPEEEIRTQLLKIQKEGQIELDEKQVQAVVEAVNSGLLIITGGPGTGKTTTINTIIRFFESEEMEILLAAPTGRAAKRMTEATGYEARTIHRLLELTGVPGDDRSVGMHFDRNEENPLDADAVIIDETSMVDIHLMQSLLKAVNPGTRLILVGDVNQLPSVGPGNVLRDMIDSGSFNVVMLTKIFRQATQSDIVVNAHKINRGEQVPLGKKSNDFLFIKREDPNTIINAMITLVQDKLPGYVHAKTYDIQIMTPMRKGAIGVERLNSILQEYLNPPGEGKAEKESAGVTYRVGDKVMQIKNNYNIEWEVRNGYGIPVDKGTGIYNGDMGIIREINTFAELVTVEFDEGRMVDYSFKQLEELELAYAITIHKSQGSEYPAVVIPIFSGPRMLMTRNLIYTAVTRAKSCVCLVGMPEVFGEMVNNEMEQRRYSGLKDRICEISRLS from the coding sequence ATGGCAACAGTCTGCGGATTTGTGGAGAAAATTAAATACAGGAACGAGGACAACGGCTACACAGTCTTAAGCCTTGTAAATGCAGGGGAAGAGTATACTCTGGTGGGCAGTTTCCACTACATAAATGAAGGAGAAATGATCGAAGCCGTTGGGGTTATGACCGAGCATCCGGTTTATGGGGAGCAGATGACTGTAGAAAGCTATGAGATCAAGGCTCCGGAGGACACTGCGGCAATGGAACGGTACTTAGGTTCAGGGGCCATCAAGGGAATCGGGGCAGCTTTGGCTGCCAGGATCGTCCGCCGCTTTAAAGCCGACACCTTCCGCGTCATGGAGGAGGAGCCGGAACGGCTTTCTGAAGTAAAGGGCGTCAGCGAAAAGATGGCAATGTCCATTTCCCAGCAGATAGAGGAAAAAAAGGAGATGCGTCAGGCCATGATGTTTCTTCAGGAATATGGAATTTCCATGAATCTGGCGGTAAAGATCTACCATGAATACGGTCCCAGGCTTTACAGCGTATTAAAGGAAAACCCTTACCAGCTGGCAGATGACATTCCGGGCGTAGGATTTAAAATGGCAGATGAAATTGCGAGAAAAGCAGGAATTTTCACGGATTCCAATTTTCGCATCAAAAGCGGGGTGCTGTACACTCTTCTGCAGGCCACGTCAAACGGCCATACCTATCTGCCGGAAGAAGAACTTTTGTCTCAGGCTTCGGAGCTTCTTAGGATAGAACCCTCTTTTATAGAAAAGCATTTGATGGACATGCAGCTGGATAAACGCCTTGTCATCCGGGAATCGGAAGGCAAACGCATCGTTTACGCCTCCCAGTACTATTACATGGAACTGAACGTGGCAAAGATGCTTCACGATTTAAATATCAGGGGTCAAATGCCCGAGGAGGAGATCCGGACCCAGCTTCTTAAGATCCAAAAGGAAGGGCAGATCGAGCTGGATGAAAAACAGGTCCAGGCGGTTGTGGAGGCGGTCAACAGCGGGCTTCTTATCATCACCGGAGGCCCGGGTACCGGTAAGACTACCACCATCAACACCATCATACGGTTTTTTGAAAGCGAGGAGATGGAGATCCTGCTGGCTGCTCCCACCGGCAGGGCGGCAAAGAGGATGACGGAAGCCACCGGGTATGAGGCCAGGACCATCCACCGGCTTTTGGAGCTGACCGGAGTTCCGGGAGACGATCGTTCCGTTGGAATGCATTTTGACCGGAATGAAGAAAATCCCCTGGATGCCGACGCGGTGATCATCGATGAGACCTCCATGGTGGACATTCATTTGATGCAGTCTCTTTTAAAAGCGGTCAATCCGGGGACAAGGCTTATTCTGGTGGGAGATGTGAACCAGCTTCCCAGCGTTGGCCCCGGAAACGTGCTCCGGGACATGATTGATTCAGGAAGTTTTAACGTAGTCATGCTGACTAAGATTTTCCGTCAGGCAACTCAAAGCGACATTGTGGTCAATGCCCACAAGATCAATCGGGGTGAGCAGGTTCCTTTAGGGAAAAAGAGCAATGATTTCCTCTTTATCAAGAGAGAGGATCCTAATACCATCATCAATGCCATGATCACTCTGGTTCAGGACAAGCTGCCCGGCTATGTCCATGCAAAAACTTATGATATCCAGATCATGACGCCAATGAGAAAAGGGGCCATTGGTGTGGAACGGCTTAACTCCATTTTGCAGGAATATTTAAATCCTCCCGGAGAAGGAAAGGCTGAAAAGGAATCAGCCGGAGTCACCTACCGGGTGGGAGATAAGGTTATGCAGATCAAGAACAATTATAACATTGAGTGGGAGGTCCGCAACGGATACGGGATCCCTGTTGATAAGGGAACGGGCATTTACAATGGGGATATGGGCATTATCCGGGAGATCAATACATTTGCCGAGCTGGTAACCGTGGAATTCGACGAGGGGCGTATGGTGGATTACAGCTTTAAGCAGCTGGAGGAGCTGGAGCTTGCTTACGCCATTACGATCCACAAATCTCAGGGAAGCGAATACCCGGCAGTTGTCATCCCCATATTTTCCGGTCCAAGGATGCTCATGACCAGAAACTTGATCTACACCGCGGTAACCCGTGCAAAATCCTGCGTTTGTCTGGTGGGAATGCCGGAAGTATTCGGGGAAATGGTGAACAATGAAATGGAACAGCGGAGATATTCCGGTTTAAAGGACCGGATCTGCGAAATCAGCAGGCTGTCATAA
- a CDS encoding GNAT family N-acetyltransferase: protein MIIRTAEEKDMPELLNIYNYEVEHGLATFDLNPKTMEERLVWFREHNVGNHPLIVAEEDGKAVGYASLSSYRPKEAYGATVELSVYIDKDYRRRGIAGELSFAILEIAKERDDIHTVISVITGGNEASIKLHERLGFVHCGTIREVGVKFGKMLDIENYQLMV, encoded by the coding sequence ATGATAATCAGAACTGCAGAAGAAAAGGATATGCCGGAGCTTTTGAACATTTATAATTATGAGGTAGAACATGGACTGGCCACATTTGACTTAAATCCGAAAACCATGGAGGAGCGGTTGGTCTGGTTCCGGGAACATAACGTGGGAAACCATCCTTTGATTGTAGCTGAAGAAGATGGAAAAGCAGTGGGGTATGCAAGCCTTTCCTCTTATCGCCCCAAAGAGGCTTATGGGGCCACGGTGGAGCTGTCTGTATACATTGATAAGGATTATCGCCGCAGAGGGATCGCCGGGGAGCTGTCGTTTGCTATTCTTGAGATTGCCAAGGAACGGGACGATATTCATACGGTCATTTCAGTTATAACCGGAGGAAACGAAGCGAGCATAAAGCTCCATGAGAGACTGGGGTTTGTTCATTGCGGGACTATAAGGGAAGTGGGCGTGAAGTTTGGGAAGATGCTGGATATTGAGAATTATCAGTTGATGGTTTAG
- a CDS encoding CpsB/CapC family capsule biosynthesis tyrosine phosphatase, which translates to MEQIYFFDIHCHLIPGVDDGAKDIKESLAALKEEYDQNVRWIICTPHVTANLTSQQAENINASFDDLKGRLEKTDFGKEMELYLGCELMYSESLAERLDAGEIWTMSGTSYILVEFLPSVAYEELYRAVRKLSARGYIPILAHIERYLCLNKRLERIRDLQDLGAYFQVNASSLKGGVLNQKAAFVKKLCKSGLIHFLATDSHGMVYRQPDIKKGAEWVMHNCDSRLGQKILYQNGIALLNDIII; encoded by the coding sequence TTGGAACAGATATATTTTTTTGATATACACTGCCATTTAATACCTGGGGTAGACGACGGAGCAAAGGATATAAAAGAAAGCCTGGCTGCATTAAAGGAAGAGTACGATCAAAATGTCAGGTGGATCATTTGTACCCCCCATGTGACGGCGAATTTAACCTCTCAGCAAGCAGAAAACATAAATGCTTCTTTTGATGATTTAAAAGGCAGGTTGGAAAAAACAGATTTTGGAAAAGAGATGGAACTCTATCTGGGTTGTGAGCTCATGTATTCTGAGAGCCTTGCGGAGCGGTTGGATGCAGGGGAAATATGGACAATGTCCGGGACAAGTTATATTCTGGTTGAGTTTTTGCCCTCAGTTGCTTATGAGGAGTTATATCGTGCGGTCAGGAAATTGTCTGCAAGGGGATATATTCCGATTCTGGCTCACATTGAGCGTTATCTATGCCTGAATAAAAGGCTGGAGCGAATTCGGGACCTGCAGGATTTAGGCGCATATTTCCAGGTAAACGCTTCCAGTTTAAAGGGAGGCGTGTTAAACCAGAAAGCAGCTTTTGTAAAAAAACTATGCAAATCCGGTCTGATTCATTTTCTTGCTACAGACAGCCACGGCATGGTATACAGGCAGCCGGATATAAAGAAGGGGGCCGAATGGGTGATGCACAATTGCGATTCCCGGTTAGGACAAAAGATATTATACCAGAATGGAATTGCATTGTTGAATGATATCATTATTTAA
- a CDS encoding rod shape-determining protein codes for MMMSNDIGIDLGTASILVYIKGKGVVLKEPSVVAIDRDTNKIKAIGEEARLMIGRTPGNIVAVRPLRQGVISDYTVTEKMLKYFINKAVGKKTLRKPRISVCIPSGATEVEKKAVEDATYQAGAREVAIIEEPVAAAIGAGIDIAKACGNMIVDIGGGTSDIAVISLGGTVVSTSIKVAGDDFDEALVRYMRKKHNLLIGERTAEEIKINIGAAYRRPEVLTMEVRGRNLVTGLPKTIVVTSDETLDALKEPAMQIVDAVHNVLERTPPELAADIFDRGIVLTGGGSLLSGLDALIEEKTGITTMIAEDPLTAVAIGTGKFIEFMHGGDNKTEF; via the coding sequence ATGATGATGTCCAATGATATTGGAATCGATTTAGGTACAGCAAGCATACTGGTTTATATTAAGGGAAAGGGAGTTGTATTAAAGGAACCTTCGGTTGTAGCCATTGACCGTGATACAAATAAAATCAAAGCCATTGGAGAGGAAGCCAGACTGATGATCGGAAGAACACCGGGCAACATTGTGGCGGTAAGACCTCTTCGTCAGGGCGTTATTTCTGATTATACAGTAACAGAAAAAATGCTGAAATATTTTATTAACAAAGCGGTTGGTAAAAAGACTCTGAGAAAGCCAAGGATCAGCGTCTGTATCCCAAGCGGTGCCACTGAGGTAGAGAAAAAGGCGGTAGAGGATGCCACTTATCAGGCAGGGGCCAGAGAGGTGGCGATCATTGAGGAGCCGGTGGCAGCAGCCATTGGTGCTGGAATCGACATTGCAAAGGCATGCGGAAACATGATCGTTGATATCGGAGGAGGAACCTCTGATATTGCTGTTATTTCCCTGGGAGGTACGGTTGTAAGCACCTCCATCAAGGTTGCGGGAGATGATTTTGATGAAGCCCTCGTCCGTTATATGCGAAAAAAACATAACCTTTTGATCGGTGAGAGGACGGCTGAGGAAATCAAGATCAACATCGGTGCGGCATACAGAAGGCCTGAGGTCCTGACCATGGAGGTTCGTGGACGAAACCTGGTTACCGGCCTGCCAAAGACCATTGTAGTCACTTCCGACGAGACTCTGGATGCATTAAAAGAACCGGCCATGCAAATCGTTGATGCGGTTCATAATGTACTGGAGCGCACTCCACCGGAGCTGGCGGCGGATATTTTTGACCGTGGGATCGTGCTTACCGGAGGCGGCTCTCTCTTAAGCGGCCTGGATGCCCTGATTGAAGAGAAGACGGGAATCACCACCATGATCGCAGAGGATCCGCTGACTGCAGTTGCCATTGGAACAGGAAAATTTATTGAATTCATGCATGGCGGAGATAATAAAACAGAATTTTAA
- a CDS encoding ABC-F family ATP-binding cassette domain-containing protein, producing MSILNVEHLTHGFGDRAIFQDVSFRLLKGEHIGMIGANGEGKSSFMNIITGTLQPDEGKVEWAKRVRVGYLDQHTVLEKGMTIRDVLKSAFAFLFQMEEQMNEICDKMGEADEETMASMMEELGTIQDLLMAHDFYIIDSKVEEVARALGLTDMGLDKDVTELSGGQRTKILLGKLLLEKPDILLLDEPTNYLDEQHIEWLKRYLQEYENAFILISHDIPFLNSVVNIIYHMENQSLDRYVGDYEKFQEVYAVKRSQLEAAYKRQQQEIAELEDFVARNKARVSTRNMAMSRQKKLDKMEVIELSKDKPKPEFHFMEARTAGKCIFETKDMVIGYEEPLSRPLNLSMERGEKVILAGANGIGKTTLLKSILGLVPSLEGNVELGDYLSIGYFEQEMAPGNTTTCIEEIWKEFPSYTQYQVRSALAKCGLTTKHIESQVRVLSGGEQAKVRLCKLLNRETNVLLLDEPTNHLDVEAKEELKRALKEYKGSILLICHEPEFYEGIATRVIDCREWALRLS from the coding sequence ATGAGCATATTAAACGTAGAACATCTGACCCATGGATTTGGAGACCGTGCCATTTTTCAGGATGTATCCTTCCGCCTCTTAAAAGGAGAGCACATCGGCATGATCGGAGCCAATGGAGAAGGAAAATCCTCATTTATGAATATAATCACCGGAACACTACAGCCGGACGAAGGAAAGGTGGAATGGGCCAAACGGGTCCGCGTAGGTTATTTGGACCAGCATACGGTGCTGGAAAAGGGGATGACCATCCGGGACGTATTAAAAAGCGCCTTTGCATTCCTGTTCCAGATGGAAGAGCAGATGAATGAGATCTGTGATAAAATGGGAGAGGCTGATGAGGAAACCATGGCTTCCATGATGGAGGAGCTTGGAACCATTCAGGACCTTCTTATGGCCCATGACTTTTATATTATTGATTCAAAGGTAGAGGAAGTGGCCAGGGCTTTAGGCTTAACCGACATGGGGCTGGATAAGGATGTGACGGAATTAAGCGGAGGCCAGAGGACCAAGATTCTTTTAGGAAAGCTTTTATTGGAAAAGCCGGATATCCTTCTTCTTGATGAGCCGACCAATTATCTGGATGAACAGCATATTGAATGGCTGAAGCGTTATCTCCAGGAATATGAAAATGCATTCATCCTGATTTCCCATGACATTCCATTCTTAAACAGCGTGGTCAACATCATTTACCATATGGAAAACCAGAGCCTGGACCGTTATGTAGGTGACTATGAAAAGTTCCAGGAAGTGTATGCAGTGAAACGTTCGCAGCTGGAGGCTGCTTATAAAAGGCAGCAGCAGGAAATCGCTGAGCTGGAAGATTTTGTTGCCAGAAACAAGGCCCGTGTGTCCACCAGAAACATGGCCATGTCCAGACAAAAGAAGCTGGATAAAATGGAGGTCATTGAGCTATCAAAAGATAAGCCAAAGCCGGAATTTCATTTTATGGAAGCCCGCACAGCCGGTAAATGCATTTTTGAAACAAAAGATATGGTCATCGGCTATGAGGAGCCTTTGTCAAGACCTTTGAATCTTTCCATGGAACGTGGGGAAAAGGTGATTTTAGCAGGCGCAAACGGCATAGGAAAGACCACCCTTTTAAAGAGCATCCTGGGGCTAGTGCCGTCCTTAGAGGGAAATGTGGAGCTTGGAGATTACCTTTCCATCGGATACTTTGAACAGGAAATGGCCCCCGGAAATACCACTACCTGCATTGAAGAGATCTGGAAGGAGTTCCCATCCTACACCCAGTACCAGGTCCGGTCTGCTCTTGCCAAGTGCGGTCTGACTACCAAGCACATTGAAAGCCAGGTGCGGGTGTTAAGCGGCGGGGAACAGGCAAAGGTCAGATTATGTAAACTTCTTAACCGGGAAACAAATGTCCTTCTTCTGGACGAGCCTACCAACCACCTGGATGTGGAGGCAAAGGAAGAGTTAAAGAGAGCCTTAAAGGAGTATAAGGGAAGCATTCTTTTGATTTGTCATGAGCCGGAATTCTATGAAGGGATCGCGACCAGAGTGATTGACTGCAGGGAATGGGCCCTTAGATTATCTTGA
- a CDS encoding YveK family protein, whose protein sequence is MGTNQDDEIEIDLIELFYVLRRKIWIILLTGILGAASLGLFAAMVMEPVFTSSTMLYIVNKTTTLTSLTDLQLGTQLTKDYKVLVTSRPVTNQVISDLDLNMSHEQLVGKIKVENPTDTRILTISVEDSDPYMAKSIADEVAKVASARMAQIMDSVPPNIVEEGYLPTDKTRPSITKSSLLGGFAGMFLSALIILVLFIMNDTVKTPEDVEKYLGLNTLAAIPLFEENASMQKKRRKRNFGRGGKVQ, encoded by the coding sequence ATGGGAACCAATCAGGACGATGAGATTGAAATAGATTTAATTGAGTTATTTTATGTTTTGAGACGGAAAATATGGATTATTTTATTGACCGGTATTTTGGGAGCAGCTTCCTTAGGCTTATTTGCAGCAATGGTTATGGAGCCTGTTTTTACTTCTTCTACCATGCTCTATATAGTTAATAAGACTACTACACTGACTTCTCTGACGGATCTGCAGCTGGGAACTCAGCTTACAAAGGATTACAAGGTACTGGTGACCAGCAGGCCTGTTACGAACCAGGTCATTTCGGATCTGGATTTAAATATGTCTCATGAACAGCTTGTGGGTAAGATTAAGGTGGAGAATCCAACAGATACCAGAATTCTTACTATATCAGTAGAGGATTCAGATCCGTACATGGCCAAAAGTATTGCGGATGAAGTGGCAAAAGTGGCATCTGCCCGAATGGCTCAAATTATGGATTCCGTTCCGCCGAATATTGTAGAGGAAGGATATCTGCCGACTGACAAAACCAGGCCAAGTATTACAAAGAGTTCATTACTGGGCGGATTTGCAGGGATGTTTCTGTCCGCATTAATCATACTGGTGTTATTTATTATGAATGATACGGTTAAAACTCCCGAGGATGTGGAAAAGTACCTGGGGTTGAATACACTGGCTGCTATTCCATTGTTTGAAGAAAATGCTTCCATGCAGAAAAAAAGACGAAAGAGGAACTTTGGGAGAGGAGGTAAGGTGCAATGA